A stretch of bacterium DNA encodes these proteins:
- a CDS encoding ABC transporter permease: MGRRLLRHPGTRVGGTLLGVIVLAAIAAPVLAGYDPIRIAPALRLQGPGAAHLLGTDMYGRDTFARVLYGGRLSLAVGILSVGMALMVGGTVGALAGFWGRWPDALMMRISDVVLAFPAILLAIGLLAFLGGGFWNVVLAIAIVYSAPMARVARGAVLMVRHEEYVEAARAVGAGDALILWRHLLPNAAAPVIVESTLRLAFAILAEAALSFLGLGTQPPAPSWGQMIAEGRTVMTFSAWPAIGPGMAITATVLGFNLLGDAIRDALDPHQGTAG; encoded by the coding sequence TTGGGGCGGCGCCTCCTGCGCCATCCGGGAACCCGGGTCGGCGGAACTCTCCTCGGCGTGATCGTGCTCGCGGCGATCGCCGCACCCGTCCTGGCCGGGTACGATCCGATCCGCATCGCGCCTGCGCTCCGCCTCCAGGGCCCCGGCGCCGCGCATCTCCTCGGCACCGACATGTACGGACGGGATACGTTCGCCCGCGTGCTGTACGGGGGACGGCTCTCGCTCGCCGTGGGGATCTTGTCGGTCGGGATGGCGCTCATGGTCGGAGGCACCGTCGGCGCGCTCGCCGGGTTCTGGGGACGATGGCCCGATGCGCTCATGATGCGGATCTCCGACGTGGTCCTCGCGTTTCCGGCGATCCTGCTCGCGATCGGACTGCTGGCGTTCCTCGGCGGCGGATTCTGGAACGTGGTACTGGCGATCGCGATCGTGTACTCGGCGCCGATGGCCCGCGTCGCCCGAGGAGCGGTGCTGATGGTGCGGCACGAGGAGTACGTCGAGGCAGCCCGCGCCGTGGGCGCGGGGGATGCGCTGATCCTCTGGCGCCACCTTCTCCCCAACGCCGCCGCGCCGGTGATCGTGGAGAGCACGCTTCGCCTCGCGTTTGCGATCCTGGCCGAGGCCGCACTCTCCTTCCTGGGACTGGGCACCCAACCGCCGGCCCCAAGTTGGGGCCAGATGATCGCGGAGGGCCGGACGGTGATGACCTTCAGCGCGTGGCCCGCGATCGGCCCGGGGATGGCGATCACGGCGACCGTCCTCGGGTTCAATCTGTTGGGCGACGCGATCCGCGACGCGCTGGACCCGCACCAGGGCACCGCGGGCTGA
- a CDS encoding MFS transporter — protein MRRAANTLHGRVTLLAGLAFGSNGLNLGVISFALLGLRTSWGLTPGQAGVLIMATGAGQLTGGVLIGYVSDWVGRRVGFAATVALSSLAIGAAAFAPSLAVLVVLLFFAGVGFGGVAPVATSLVGEFAPRASRGALLGWTQVIWVLGWIVAALGSVFLAHGAGWREVFLVGLLPIVLSVVALWLVPESPRYLLAHGRRAEAEALAQTLADQFGAYPELPAQEQAGRVSVGVHLAELWSPRFRQRTVVIWVVWFVMISAYNGPVVWLPAILSAGGFPYPAQAALFVSIVMAIPVVAATLLIDRVGRKPVIVTGLALGTVGAVGVGAASDEAGLVIAAIALAGGVLAAWPVILSYAAELYPTRIRATAIGWASAAGRIGGIVSPALLGVLMSSWTSGRAVALSVFACALVIAVLVIVFFGEETAGRSLEEVAEAVRLPAN, from the coding sequence TTGAGGCGGGCAGCGAACACCCTTCACGGGCGGGTCACCCTGCTTGCCGGGCTGGCCTTTGGGAGTAACGGGCTCAATCTCGGGGTGATCAGCTTCGCGCTGCTGGGGTTGAGGACGTCCTGGGGGCTGACGCCGGGTCAGGCCGGCGTGCTCATCATGGCGACCGGCGCGGGTCAGCTCACCGGCGGGGTCCTGATCGGCTATGTCTCCGACTGGGTTGGGCGCCGGGTCGGCTTTGCGGCGACCGTCGCGCTGAGCTCCCTGGCCATCGGGGCGGCGGCGTTCGCGCCGTCCCTTGCCGTGCTCGTCGTCCTCCTCTTCTTCGCCGGCGTGGGATTCGGGGGTGTAGCGCCGGTGGCCACGAGCCTGGTGGGGGAGTTCGCCCCGCGGGCCTCGAGGGGCGCGTTGTTGGGATGGACTCAGGTTATCTGGGTCCTGGGCTGGATCGTTGCCGCGCTCGGCAGCGTCTTCCTGGCCCACGGCGCGGGCTGGCGGGAAGTGTTCCTGGTGGGTCTCCTTCCGATCGTGCTCTCGGTCGTTGCCCTGTGGCTCGTGCCTGAGTCCCCCAGGTACCTCCTCGCCCACGGAAGGCGTGCGGAGGCGGAGGCCCTGGCGCAGACGCTGGCCGATCAGTTCGGCGCGTACCCGGAACTCCCCGCGCAGGAGCAGGCCGGCCGGGTCTCGGTTGGGGTGCACCTCGCTGAATTGTGGAGCCCGCGGTTTAGACAGCGGACTGTCGTGATCTGGGTGGTCTGGTTCGTGATGATCAGCGCCTACAACGGTCCCGTGGTGTGGCTGCCGGCGATATTGTCGGCCGGGGGATTCCCGTACCCGGCGCAGGCGGCGCTGTTCGTCTCCATCGTGATGGCCATTCCGGTGGTCGCCGCCACCTTGCTCATCGACCGCGTGGGGCGGAAGCCTGTCATCGTGACGGGGCTCGCCCTCGGCACCGTGGGGGCCGTGGGAGTGGGGGCCGCCTCCGATGAAGCCGGCCTCGTGATCGCGGCGATCGCACTCGCCGGCGGGGTGCTGGCCGCATGGCCGGTCATCCTGAGTTACGCCGCCGAGCTGTATCCGACTCGGATCCGAGCGACGGCGATCGGATGGGCCTCCGCGGCCGGGCGCATCGGAGGCATCGTGTCGCCTGCGCTGCTGGGCGTGCTCATGAGTTCCTGGACCAGTGGACGGGCCGTGGCGCTGAGCGTGTTCGCATGCGCCCTCGTGATCGCCGTGCTCGTCATCGTGTTCTTTGGGGAGGAGACGGCGGGTCGATCGCTCGAAGAGGTCGCGGAGGCGGTCCGGCTGCCCGCGAACTGA
- a CDS encoding ABC transporter permease has protein sequence MVRRLLLALPTALGVLVAVFLLIRLVPGDVVTQLVGLEATISPQRVAELRALFGIDRPLPAQLGEYVGNVARGNLGRSLRTGVAIGPELLRRFPVTIELAGCGLLVALAIGVPVGVTAALHRGQAGDYLANIFVLLGLSIPSFWLAVLLILAFSLRLGWLPPTGYLAPQEDLSENVRHMLLPALALGLALAAAIARIVRSSLLEVLGRPFTRTARAKGLGERRVVIGHALRNALIPVVTVVGLQFGTLLGGAVIIEQIFSLPGIGRYALEGINLRDYPVVQGTVLAIALAFVLVNVCVDVAYGFLDPRIRYD, from the coding sequence CTGGTCCGCCGGTTGCTGCTGGCGCTTCCCACGGCGCTCGGCGTCCTCGTCGCCGTGTTCCTCCTGATCCGCTTGGTGCCCGGGGACGTGGTGACGCAGTTGGTCGGCCTCGAGGCGACGATCTCGCCGCAGCGCGTCGCGGAGTTGCGAGCGCTCTTCGGGATCGACCGGCCGCTCCCGGCGCAGTTGGGGGAGTATGTCGGAAACGTCGCCCGCGGGAACCTGGGACGGTCACTCCGCACGGGGGTGGCGATCGGTCCGGAGCTCCTGCGGCGCTTTCCCGTCACGATCGAGCTCGCGGGATGCGGCCTGCTCGTTGCGCTGGCGATCGGCGTACCCGTCGGGGTGACCGCGGCCCTCCACCGAGGGCAGGCCGGCGACTACCTCGCCAATATCTTCGTCCTGCTGGGCCTGTCGATCCCGTCGTTCTGGCTGGCCGTACTGCTCATCCTCGCGTTCTCGCTCCGTCTGGGGTGGTTGCCTCCGACCGGGTATCTCGCGCCGCAGGAGGATCTGAGCGAGAACGTGAGGCACATGCTGCTTCCGGCTCTGGCCCTCGGCCTCGCGCTCGCCGCGGCGATCGCCCGCATCGTCAGATCGAGCTTGCTGGAGGTGCTGGGTCGCCCGTTCACGCGCACCGCCCGCGCGAAAGGCCTGGGGGAGCGCCGCGTGGTGATCGGGCACGCGCTCCGGAACGCCCTCATCCCGGTGGTGACGGTCGTCGGCCTGCAGTTCGGGACCCTGCTCGGCGGCGCCGTGATCATCGAGCAGATCTTCAGTCTCCCGGGGATCGGGCGCTACGCCCTGGAAGGGATCAACCTGCGCGACTATCCCGTGGTCCAGGGGACGGTCCTGGCGATCGCGCTGGCGTTCGTGTTGGTCAACGTCTGTGTCGACGTGGCCTATGGCTTTCTCGATCCCCGCATCCGGTACGACTAA
- the mutL gene encoding DNA mismatch repair endonuclease MutL — protein sequence MSAPGRDIRVLPPTAAERIAAGEVVERPASVVKELIENSLDSGARQITVEIEGAGHRIIRVSDDGEGIPARDLPLAFQRFATSKIRVAEDLHRIDTYGFRGEALPSIAAVARIEMVTRLRGGDAMRIRLVGGAEPTLGPASGPPGSTVTVGDLFFNTPARRKFLKSPAREAAVIAETVEALALAAPDVAFRLSNDGREVLWYPPERFGDRARRVLGSSVAGHTLDLEATIPVGTLEGVLGTPQVAQPRRTHQWFLVNRRPVRSPLLARALAQAYHTLIPSDRHPAAVLSVRLPPQDVDANIHPRKTEVRFADERTLFEDVVREVRRALHRVPLVHVIPGAGPHVLTAQRTDVYTGEIDPVEARAAFRGAPEGDGAQTARWPSIRVIGQLAHTYIVGESGGDLILIDQHAAHERVLYERLLAARTRDGARAQGLVTPPVLSLTPAERTLLDEAGPAIRAIGFEAEPFGPGLVRLTAVPAIAVGRAPDTLFRACLRDLGGDGGPHAGRSLEERLAIATACHTAVRAGDPLHPAMMADLLDALAHAEDPFSCFHGRPTMIRVRERDLERWFYRRD from the coding sequence GTGAGCGCACCCGGGCGGGATATTCGGGTCCTCCCCCCCACCGCGGCCGAGCGCATCGCGGCCGGAGAGGTCGTCGAGCGGCCCGCCTCGGTCGTTAAGGAGTTGATCGAGAACAGCCTCGATTCCGGCGCGCGGCAGATCACGGTGGAGATCGAGGGGGCGGGCCACCGGATCATCCGTGTCAGCGATGACGGTGAGGGGATCCCCGCCCGCGATCTGCCCCTGGCGTTCCAGCGGTTCGCCACCAGCAAGATCCGCGTCGCAGAAGATCTGCACCGAATCGACACGTACGGGTTCCGTGGCGAAGCCCTCCCCAGCATCGCCGCGGTCGCGCGCATCGAGATGGTGACGCGGCTGCGCGGAGGAGACGCGATGCGCATCAGGCTCGTGGGAGGCGCGGAGCCCACCCTCGGGCCGGCGAGCGGACCGCCGGGCAGCACGGTGACGGTCGGGGATCTCTTCTTCAATACGCCGGCCCGGCGCAAGTTTCTCAAGTCACCCGCCCGTGAAGCCGCCGTGATCGCCGAGACGGTGGAAGCGTTGGCCCTGGCGGCGCCCGATGTGGCGTTCCGTCTCAGCAACGATGGGCGGGAGGTCCTATGGTACCCTCCCGAGCGGTTTGGCGACCGGGCCAGGCGGGTCCTCGGATCGTCGGTGGCCGGGCACACCCTCGATCTCGAGGCGACGATCCCCGTGGGGACCCTCGAAGGGGTTCTGGGCACCCCCCAGGTCGCGCAACCCCGGCGCACGCACCAGTGGTTTCTCGTCAACCGCCGTCCGGTTCGCAGCCCGCTCCTCGCCCGCGCCCTCGCGCAGGCGTATCACACGCTCATCCCTAGTGATCGACACCCCGCGGCCGTTCTCTCCGTGCGGCTCCCACCCCAGGATGTCGATGCCAACATCCACCCGCGGAAAACCGAGGTCCGGTTCGCAGACGAGCGGACGCTCTTCGAGGACGTCGTGCGTGAGGTCCGGCGCGCGCTTCACCGGGTCCCGCTCGTGCATGTCATCCCCGGCGCGGGACCCCACGTCCTCACCGCGCAGCGCACCGACGTCTACACCGGGGAGATCGATCCCGTCGAAGCCCGTGCCGCGTTTCGCGGCGCACCCGAAGGCGATGGGGCACAGACGGCCCGGTGGCCTTCGATCCGGGTGATCGGCCAGCTGGCGCACACCTATATCGTCGGCGAATCCGGGGGCGACTTGATCCTCATCGATCAACACGCCGCGCACGAACGCGTCCTCTACGAGCGGCTCCTGGCCGCCCGGACCCGTGACGGCGCGCGCGCCCAGGGACTGGTCACGCCCCCGGTCCTCTCTCTGACACCCGCCGAGAGGACGTTGCTCGACGAAGCGGGGCCGGCCATCCGCGCGATCGGGTTCGAGGCGGAGCCGTTCGGCCCTGGACTGGTTCGCCTGACGGCCGTGCCGGCGATCGCCGTGGGGCGGGCTCCGGACACCCTGTTCCGCGCGTGCCTGCGTGACCTCGGCGGCGACGGCGGCCCCCACGCCGGCCGCTCACTCGAAGAACGCCTCGCGATCGCCACCGCCTGCCACACCGCGGTCCGGGCGGGCGACCCGCTGCACCCCGCGATGATGGCGGATCTGCTCGACGCGCTCGCGCACGCCGAGGATCCATTCTCGTGCTTTCACGGACGCCCGACGATGATTCGGGTTCGGGAACGCGACCTTGAACGATGGTTCTATCGGCGAGACTAG
- a CDS encoding acyl-CoA dehydrogenase family protein codes for MTNGTARLDYFGLDPLLADEDRLTRDTVARLVDREVIPQIGRAWLAGEFPRELVAKLGALRLFGANLPQEYGCAGMSNIAYGLIMQELERGDSGVRSFASVQGALVMYPIYAYGSEAQRQKWLPAMAAGEKIGCFGLTEPNAGSDPAAMQTRARRAPGGWILDGTKMWITNGSIADVALVWAKADDGQIRGFLVDPKIPGFSAHDIHTKASMRASVTSELVLENVRVREEDVLPGGAGLGKPLSCLTQARYGIAWGAVGAAIACYEEALGYARERMAFGRPIAATQIIQERLVNMLSGITTAQLLAYQLGRLKDAGTMRYTHVSLAKRNNVRMALRVARDARTILGAYGITLEYHAMRHAANLESVDTYEGTYDVHTLILGRDITGFDAFGAPQA; via the coding sequence ATGACGAACGGGACGGCACGACTTGATTACTTTGGGTTGGATCCGCTGCTCGCCGACGAGGACCGCCTGACACGCGACACCGTGGCGAGGTTGGTCGACCGGGAGGTGATCCCGCAGATCGGCCGGGCCTGGCTCGCCGGCGAGTTCCCGCGGGAGCTGGTCGCGAAGCTGGGCGCGCTGCGGTTGTTTGGGGCCAACCTCCCCCAAGAATACGGGTGCGCGGGCATGAGCAACATCGCCTACGGGCTCATCATGCAGGAGCTCGAGCGTGGGGATAGCGGGGTGCGCTCGTTCGCCTCGGTGCAGGGCGCACTCGTCATGTACCCCATCTATGCATACGGGAGCGAGGCGCAGCGGCAGAAGTGGCTGCCGGCGATGGCGGCGGGCGAGAAGATCGGCTGCTTCGGGCTGACCGAGCCGAACGCCGGAAGCGATCCGGCGGCGATGCAGACGCGCGCCCGCCGCGCCCCCGGCGGCTGGATCCTCGACGGCACCAAGATGTGGATCACCAACGGGTCCATCGCCGACGTCGCCCTCGTGTGGGCCAAGGCCGACGATGGCCAGATTCGCGGGTTCCTCGTCGATCCGAAGATCCCGGGGTTCTCCGCGCACGACATCCATACGAAAGCGTCGATGCGCGCCTCCGTGACGAGCGAGCTCGTGCTCGAGAACGTGCGCGTGCGTGAGGAGGACGTGCTTCCCGGCGGCGCGGGGCTCGGAAAGCCGCTGTCGTGCTTGACGCAGGCGCGCTACGGGATCGCCTGGGGGGCCGTGGGTGCCGCGATCGCCTGCTACGAGGAGGCGCTTGGGTACGCTCGCGAGCGGATGGCGTTCGGGCGCCCGATCGCCGCGACCCAGATCATTCAGGAACGACTCGTCAACATGCTGTCCGGGATCACGACGGCGCAACTGCTGGCGTATCAGCTGGGACGGCTCAAGGACGCGGGGACGATGCGGTACACGCACGTCAGCCTGGCCAAGCGCAACAACGTCCGCATGGCGTTGCGCGTGGCGCGGGACGCGCGGACCATCCTCGGGGCCTATGGGATCACGCTTGAATACCACGCCATGCGCCACGCCGCCAATCTCGAATCCGTCGATACGTATGAGGGCACGTACGACGTCCACACGCTGATCCTCGGGCGGGACATTACGGGGTTCGACGCCTTCGGCGCACCCCAGGCTTGA
- a CDS encoding YSC84-related protein, producing MRAPRVGGKIVWAVCLCLLGNLMLPGMSHAATAQAIDAAADKTLDQFKSQVKGADAFLRDAKGYIVFPEVIQAGIGIGGQYGEGVLRTGGTSQAYYSFAAGSIGFQLGAQRKSIIIVFLQDQALRDFREKAVADKAWNVGADGSVTVLNLGAQASIDSATVNQPIVGFVFAQSGLMYNLSLQGAKISKLQR from the coding sequence ATGCGGGCACCGAGAGTCGGTGGGAAAATCGTGTGGGCAGTGTGCCTCTGTCTGTTGGGGAACCTCATGCTGCCCGGCATGTCGCATGCCGCGACCGCCCAGGCGATCGACGCGGCCGCGGATAAGACGCTCGACCAGTTCAAGAGCCAGGTCAAGGGCGCCGACGCGTTCCTGCGCGACGCGAAGGGCTACATCGTGTTTCCAGAGGTCATTCAAGCGGGCATCGGGATCGGGGGGCAGTATGGCGAAGGCGTGCTGCGCACTGGGGGCACGAGCCAAGCCTACTACAGCTTCGCCGCCGGCTCGATCGGGTTCCAGCTTGGGGCCCAACGCAAGTCCATCATCATTGTCTTCCTACAGGATCAGGCGCTGCGGGACTTTCGGGAAAAGGCCGTGGCGGACAAGGCCTGGAATGTCGGGGCCGACGGATCGGTCACGGTCCTCAACCTGGGGGCTCAAGCCTCCATCGACTCCGCGACGGTCAATCAGCCGATCGTCGGCTTCGTGTTCGCGCAATCGGGGCTCATGTACAACCTCAGCCTGCAGGGAGCCAAGATCTCGAAGTTACAGAGATAA
- the miaB gene encoding tRNA (N6-isopentenyl adenosine(37)-C2)-methylthiotransferase MiaB, whose amino-acid sequence MGSPQRFHIITQGCQMNVRDSEAMAALLAGMGYQPAEHPEDADIILLNTCTVREGADEKAYGRLGELRAIKRQRPGLILGIAGCLVQKQRERVRERAPYLDLVFGVHNIHRLPELIRQVRDGCMPVYEVWDRSERDHPLPVLPALRGSAVRGFVNIIHGCNKFCTFCIVPYVRGRERSVPPEAVVAEVEGLAAQGYREVTLLGQNVDSYGHDLTPRRSLADLLHLVHGVDGIERIRFTTSHPRDMTPTLIRTVAALPKVCEHIHLPVQAGDDRVLRRMHRAYTTAQYRTTIDAIRAAMPHASVTTDVIVGFPGESDEEFDGTVRLVNEVRFDAVNTAVYSPREGTPAAGYPDQVPDEIKRRRLHALNHLVSRIASEVNQPLVGTRQEVLVESLGTRGGVVGRTRTNKVVTVDGDPDLIGRAVPVEITAAGSWVLHGRIGAGVAV is encoded by the coding sequence ATGGGATCGCCACAGCGATTTCACATCATCACCCAGGGCTGCCAGATGAACGTCCGGGACTCCGAGGCGATGGCTGCGCTGCTCGCGGGGATGGGATATCAGCCGGCGGAGCACCCCGAGGACGCCGATATCATCCTGCTCAATACGTGTACGGTTCGTGAGGGGGCGGACGAGAAAGCCTACGGGCGGCTGGGCGAGCTCCGGGCGATCAAGCGGCAACGCCCCGGATTGATTCTCGGCATCGCGGGGTGCCTCGTCCAGAAACAGCGGGAGCGGGTGCGGGAGCGCGCCCCGTACCTTGACCTCGTCTTCGGCGTCCACAACATTCATCGTCTTCCCGAGTTGATCCGTCAGGTCCGGGATGGATGCATGCCGGTGTACGAGGTGTGGGACCGTTCGGAACGGGATCACCCACTGCCCGTCCTGCCGGCGCTCCGGGGGAGCGCCGTCCGAGGGTTCGTCAATATCATCCACGGGTGCAACAAGTTCTGCACGTTCTGCATCGTCCCGTACGTGCGGGGGCGCGAGCGGAGCGTTCCCCCCGAGGCCGTGGTCGCCGAGGTCGAGGGCCTGGCCGCCCAGGGGTACCGGGAGGTCACCCTGCTCGGCCAGAACGTGGACAGTTACGGGCACGACCTCACCCCGCGTCGCAGTCTCGCCGACCTGCTGCACTTAGTCCACGGCGTGGACGGGATCGAGCGGATTCGGTTCACGACCAGCCATCCCCGAGATATGACCCCCACACTCATCCGGACGGTGGCGGCGCTCCCGAAGGTGTGCGAACACATTCACTTGCCCGTGCAGGCCGGCGATGACCGCGTGCTCCGGCGAATGCATCGTGCGTACACGACCGCGCAGTACCGGACGACGATCGACGCCATCCGGGCGGCGATGCCGCACGCGAGCGTGACCACCGACGTGATCGTCGGGTTTCCCGGTGAGAGCGACGAGGAGTTCGATGGCACGGTCAGGCTGGTCAACGAGGTGCGGTTCGACGCCGTCAACACCGCCGTGTATTCCCCGCGGGAGGGGACCCCCGCCGCAGGGTACCCTGACCAGGTACCCGACGAGATCAAGCGCCGGCGCCTCCACGCCCTGAATCACCTCGTGTCGCGAATCGCCTCCGAGGTCAACCAGCCGCTGGTCGGGACGCGCCAGGAGGTGCTGGTGGAGAGCCTAGGCACGCGCGGCGGCGTCGTTGGACGCACGCGGACGAACAAGGTCGTCACCGTCGACGGGGACCCCGACCTCATCGGCCGCGCGGTACCGGTGGAGATCACCGCAGCCGGGTCCTGGGTGCTCCACGGCCGGATCGGAGCGGGTGTGGCGGTCTGA
- a CDS encoding ABC transporter substrate-binding protein, which translates to MKHIRWAMVLGLVVLLTIQPSLAQPASPRYGGTLRAGMQTDPVGLDPHLSTATATRNMMENVYDTLVMINAEGRIAPGLAETWKTSEDGLTWTFALRRNVKFHNGRTMTPDDVVYSINRIRDPRTKSPRATDFQLVDSMTPSGPASVAIKLKQPFSPLLAKLAWSTNAVVPKEVVEQDGDLNTHPVGTGPYRFVGYAPQQRLVIVRSGDFWGVDGAGHRLPYVDRIEFMFFPDAVARATSLRTGTADWIEYVPSSEIQSLKADPNVEVIGGLSANFRGLYINNAVPPFNNAKVRQAMAWAVNRKEIVDTALFGVGGVVATGTTIPPGNYYALTKNVYDKVDVDRAKRLLAEAGFANGFDADLYVTSTYDFLRAPAEVVQAQLAKIGIKLRITAADWSVYLPTVFQKKFTLTILGNSGQSDPDDFLYNPFHTGAGGNYYNYSDAQFDKFIEDARKTASESRRRQLYEQAQLRLQETVPMVFLFHSTQYEAVRKNVLGYRHWPNTSYLGLRWTWMAGR; encoded by the coding sequence ATGAAGCACATCCGGTGGGCAATGGTGTTGGGTCTCGTCGTGCTGCTGACGATCCAACCGTCACTCGCCCAGCCTGCGAGTCCGCGTTACGGCGGCACGCTCCGCGCAGGCATGCAGACCGATCCCGTCGGGCTCGACCCGCACCTGTCCACCGCGACCGCCACGCGGAACATGATGGAAAACGTGTACGACACGCTGGTGATGATCAACGCCGAGGGCAGGATTGCGCCGGGGCTCGCCGAGACGTGGAAGACGTCCGAGGATGGCCTCACCTGGACCTTCGCCCTGCGTCGAAACGTCAAGTTTCACAACGGCCGGACGATGACGCCGGACGACGTCGTCTACTCGATCAACCGCATTCGCGACCCGCGCACGAAGTCTCCGCGCGCGACCGACTTTCAGTTGGTGGACTCGATGACCCCCTCAGGTCCGGCATCGGTCGCCATCAAGCTCAAGCAGCCGTTCAGCCCCCTCTTGGCGAAGCTGGCGTGGTCGACCAACGCGGTCGTGCCGAAGGAAGTCGTCGAGCAGGACGGGGATCTCAACACCCACCCCGTGGGAACGGGCCCCTACCGATTCGTCGGCTATGCGCCGCAGCAGCGTCTGGTCATCGTGCGGAGCGGCGACTTCTGGGGGGTGGACGGCGCGGGGCATCGTCTCCCATATGTCGATCGGATCGAATTCATGTTCTTCCCGGACGCCGTGGCCCGTGCCACCTCGCTTCGCACGGGGACGGCGGATTGGATCGAATACGTCCCCTCCTCTGAGATCCAAAGCCTCAAGGCGGACCCGAACGTCGAGGTGATCGGCGGCCTGTCCGCCAACTTCCGCGGCCTGTATATCAACAACGCCGTCCCCCCCTTCAACAACGCGAAGGTCCGGCAGGCGATGGCGTGGGCGGTGAACCGCAAGGAGATCGTGGACACCGCCCTGTTCGGAGTCGGCGGAGTCGTGGCCACCGGCACAACCATCCCGCCGGGGAACTACTACGCGCTCACCAAGAACGTGTACGACAAGGTGGACGTCGATCGGGCCAAGCGGCTCCTCGCCGAAGCCGGGTTCGCGAACGGATTCGACGCGGATCTCTACGTCACCAGCACCTACGATTTCCTCAGGGCCCCCGCGGAGGTCGTCCAAGCCCAGCTGGCCAAGATCGGGATCAAGTTGCGCATCACCGCCGCGGACTGGAGCGTCTACCTCCCGACGGTCTTCCAGAAAAAGTTCACCCTCACGATCTTGGGGAACTCCGGGCAGTCGGATCCGGACGACTTCCTCTATAACCCCTTCCACACCGGCGCGGGTGGGAACTACTACAATTACTCAGACGCGCAGTTCGACAAATTCATCGAAGACGCCCGGAAGACCGCGAGCGAGTCCCGGCGGCGGCAACTCTACGAGCAGGCGCAGCTGCGGCTCCAGGAGACCGTGCCGATGGTGTTCCTCTTCCACTCGACCCAATACGAGGCGGTGCGTAAGAACGTCCTCGGATACCGGCACTGGCCCAACACGTCCTACTTGGGCCTGCGGTGGACGTGGATGGCCGGCCGTTAG